The Sesamum indicum cultivar Zhongzhi No. 13 linkage group LG1, S_indicum_v1.0, whole genome shotgun sequence genome includes a window with the following:
- the LOC105167563 gene encoding eukaryotic translation initiation factor 4G-like isoform X2, giving the protein MSHNQSRVERSESTQYRKPGRSGSSNQQRQFTSGVSTKGGGGASSAPTNPSNRSSKKYNSNSQVGQPSTRNPNVDSSNPPAARAVQNGAHQHQSTHGLSDSPLTSNSSNAEPMNASTQKTTRDVPGAPSSDVSSTAPLSNVSTVSSESKAPSTPGKAPGDASKSFPLQFGSISPGFMNGMQVPARTSSAPPNLDEQKKAQARHESLRSAPAMPIPSIPKQNLPKKDAGSREQPNTGDAQLASKSKRDAQVSAPPPASQAQKPSVHPIPGMTMPLPFHQPPVAVQFGGPNPQIQSQAMPGTSLPMPMPMSLPLGNPPVQHSMFVPGLQPHPMQSQGMMHQGQSLNFSPQMGPIPPQLGSMGMNMAPQFPQQPTVKYSGSRKTVKITHPETHEELRLESSPASRSHPNMPSQSQPISSFPPNIPMNFYPNSYNATSLFFPGASTVPLGSTQVPPSSQPPRSYNQVTVKPPSRGEKEPLSSLPQTKPGLAKSYASAASSGTVNVQRDVSHALTSTSAVDGSASVSTISADEARTGTVPPDSGKDNHKKLGNRGQQDQVGKLSALVSSSPSQLAEAESREAKSASSGINMASEAAKESLSAMVSDSYEASHLTIGGAMEEKISDESKSLETKGVNSRQSEADTMGSKEQVEATSVETSKPYEPSLETSLRSLSLESQETTGKIEESSDMEVISTNGDLLEDRHEKPQESSVCCSDDVEMNDNLAASTDTLCRRSTENSVSVTCLSVQKEKTSPDVLSSVANGMDTRETNVDKFAIVDQEHAPVLVPSSPKPALGPQNEDIDSNSCGLLLPSPSSVKDITLSDTNVARSTVPRGTKKKKELYKKAEAAGTSSDLYMAYKGPAENKEVVTSADVSEKSSIISEKQASANVSQDNAEPCEKPAQGKVEPDDWEDAAEISSPQLETLKTENDEKDGDGYGLTTKRYSRDFLLKFVEQCPDLPEGFEITSDIAELLMVSSIHGSRESYGSPGRTIDRPVAGSRPDRRGGGLGDDDKWSKFPGSLMSGRGDMRADVGYASNIVGFRPGQGGNYGVLRNPRAQTPMQYAGGILSGPMQSLGPHGGLQRNNSDSDRWQRGAGFQKGLMPSPHTPMPVMHKAEKKYEVGRVADEEEAKQRQLKGILNKLTPQNFEKLFQQVKQVNVDNVITLSRLISQIFDKALMEPTFCEMYADFCFHLAADLPDLSVENERITFKRLLLNKCQEEFERGEREEEEANKVEEEGEAKQTAEEREEKRLRARRRMLGNIRLIGELYKKRMLTERIMHECINKLLGQYQNPDEENIEALCKLMSTIGEMIDHPKAKEHIDAYFDIMWQLSNNMKLSSRVRFMLKDAIDLRKNKWQQRRKVEGPKKIEEVHRDAAQERQTQASRLGRVTSMTNSVRRGPPTDFGPRSAGMLSPPGSQTGGFRAVPPQVRGYGLHHVGMEERHPFENRTMSVPLPQRPLGDDSITLGPQGGLAKGMAYRGQPSASNIPLAEMPSPGDARRMGPGQNGFSSMPERVAYGQREDLMPRYMPDRFAAPPNYNHSHSQERKMSHGNREVRNTDNSFDSSMHISPPARGGPTTSRQNVSSDKVWSEEHLRDKSVAAIREFYSARDENEVALCIKDLNSPSFYPSMVSIWVTDSFERKDVERDLLTKLLINLTKARDGLISEDQLIKGFESVLAVLEDAVNDAPRAAEFLGRIFAKVVMENVISLSEIGRLIYEGGEEQGRLVEIGLAAEVLGSVLDIIKSYKGDPVLNEIRSSSNLRLENFRPAGSNKSLRIDKFI; this is encoded by the exons ATGTCCCACAATCAATCAAGGGTTGAGAGGAGCGAGTCTACACAGTACAGGAAACCCGGCCGATCCGGTAGCTCCAATCAGCAGCGCCAGTTCACCAGCGGCGTCTCCACTAAAGGCGGTGGCGGCGCCTCCTCCGCCCCCACCAATCCTTCTAACCGAAg TTCCAAGAAGTATAATAGCAATTCACAAGTAGGGCAGCCCAGTACAAGAAACCCTAATGTAGATTCTAGTAATCCACCTGCAGCACGAGCTGTACAGAATGGTGCTCATCAACATCAGTCAACTCACG GATTATCAGACTCACCACTCACCAGTAACTCCTCGAATGCCGAACCAATGAATGCCTCAACTCAAAAAACTACCCGAGATGTTCCTGGAGCTCCTTCTTCTGATGTTTCCTCTACAGCTCCTCTGTCTAATGTTTCTACAGTTAGCTCTGAGTCCAAAGCCCCTTCAACACCTGGGAAAG CTCCAGGAGATGCATCTAAATCATTCCCACTTCAGTTTGGGTCCATAAGTCCTGGTTTTATGAATGGAATGCAG GTACCTGCCCGAACTAGCTCTGCGCCTCCAAATCTGGATGAGCAGAAAAAAGCTCAG GCACGTCATGAATCTTTAAGGTCTGCTCCTGCAATGCCAATTCCATCTATTCCTAAGCAGAATTTGCCAAAAAAGGATGCAGGGAGTCGTGAGCAGCCTAATACTGGTGATGCTCAGTTGGCGTCCAAATCCAAGAGGGATGCCCAAGTTTCAGCTCCACCACCTGCAAGTCAAGCTCAGAAGCCCTCAGTACATCCTATCCCTGGTATGACCATGCCATTGCCATTTCACCAACCACCGGTTGCTGTTCAATTTGGTGGTCCAAATCCTCAAATTCAGTCTCAGGCCATGCCAGGAACATCATTGCCAATGCCAATGCCAATGTCCTTACCTCTAGGAAATCCACCCGTGCAGCATTCAATGTTTGTTCCAGGTCTGCAGCCACACCCAATGCAGTCTCAAGGAATGATGCATCAGGGACAAAGCTTGAACTTTTCACCACAAATGGGTCCCATACCTCCTCAGTTGGGAAGCATGGGAATGAATATGGCCCCACAGTTTCCTCAGCAGCCTACTGTAAAATACAGTGGTTCACGCAAAACTGTGAAGATTACACATCCAGAAACTCATGAAGAGTTGAGGCTTGAGAGCTCACCGGCTTCGAGGTCACATCCTAATATGCCATCTCAATCGCAGCCTATTTCTTCATTTCCGCCTAATatcccaatgaatttttatcccAATTCTTACAATGCCACTTCCCTATTCTTTCCTGGTGCAAGCACTGTCCCTCTTGGCAGCACCCAGGTTCCCCCCAGTTCTCAGCCACCAAGGTCCTATAACCAG GTGACGGTGAAACCGCCTTCTCGTGGGGAGAAAGAGCCATTGAGCTCTTTGCCACAGACAAAGCCTGGATTAGCAAAATCATATGCATCTGCTGCCTCATCAGGTACGGTTAATGTGCAGAGAGATGTGTCCCACGCTTTGACTTCTACTTCTGCCGTGGATGGCTCTGCATCAGTATCGACCATATCTGCTGATGAAGCAAGAACTGGGACAGTTCCACCTGATTCCGGTAAAGATAACCACAAAAAACTAGGCAACAGAGGTCAGCAGGATCag GTTGGCAAGCTATCTGCCCTTGTATCAAGTTCGCCTTCTCAATTGGCTGAAGCTGAATCTAGGGAAGCAAAATCTGCTTCGTCTGGAATTAATATGGCATCTGAAGCTGCTAAGGAATCATTATCAGCAATGGTATCTGATTCTTATGAGGCTTCTCACTTGACAATTGGGGGTGCTATGGAAGAAAAGATAAGTGATGAATCTAAAAGTTTAGAGACGAAAGGTGTAAATAGCAGACAATCAGAGGCTGACACAATGGGTAGCAAAGAACAAGTAGAAGCCACATCAGTTGAGACTTCGAAACCCTATGAACCTAGTCTAGAAACATCTTTGAGGTCTCTTTCGTTAGAATCTCAAGAAACCACTGGTAAAATTGAGGAAAGCTCTGACATGGAGGTAATATCCACTAATGGTGATTTATTAGAAGATAGACATGAAAAGCCACAAGAATCTTCAGTTTGTTGCTCTGATGATGTGGAGATGAATGACAATTTAGCTGCATCTACTGACACATTGTGTCGTCGAAGTACTGAAAATTCTGTGTCGGTGACTTGTCTGTCAGTGCAGAAGGAGAAAACTTCTCCAGATGTGTTGTCAAGTGTGGCTAATGGCATGGACACAAGAGAAACAAATGTTGATAAGTTTGCTATTGTGGACCAAGAGCATGCCCCTGTTTTAGTTCCATCCTCTCCTAAACCTGCTTTGGGACCTCAGAATGAGGATATTGACAGTAATAGCTGTGGCTTACTTTTGCCTTCTCCGTCTAGTGTCAAAGATATTACCTTGTCAGATACAAATGTTGCGAGAAGCACTGTTCCCCGAGGTacgaagaaaaaaaaagaattatataaaaaagcaGAAGCTGCTGGTACTAGTTCTGATCTTTATATGGCATATAAGGGTCCTGCAGAAAACAAAGAAGTTGTAACATCTGCAGATGTCTCAGAAAAATCTTCTATCATTAGCGAGAAGCAGGCTTCTGCGAATGTATCTCAGGACAATGCCGAGCCATGCGAGAAACCTGCTCAGGGTAAAGTGGAGCCTGATGATTGGGAAGATGCTGCGGAAATCTCTAGTCCACAGTTAGAAActttaaaaactgaaaatgatgaaaaggATGGGGATGGATATGGATTGACGACTAAAAGGTACTCTCGGGATTTCCTCCTAAAATTTGTGGAGCAATGCCCTGATCTTCCTGAGGGATTTGAAATTACTTCGGACATAGCAGAATTGCTGATGGTATCTAGTATCCATGGTTCACGAGAGTCCTATGGTAGCCCTGGGCGTACAATTGACAGGCCAGTTGCCGGTTCTAGACCAGATCGTCGTGGTGGTGGCTTGGGAGATGATGACAAATGGAGTAAATTTCCTGGGTCTCTTATGTCTGGCCGAGGAGATATGCGGGCAGATGTTGGCTATGCAAGTAACATTGTTGGGTTTCGGCCTGGCCAAGGAGGTAATTATGGTGTTTTAAGGAATCCTCGGGCTCAGACACCTATGCAATATGCTGGGGGCATCCTATCTGGGCCGATGCAGTCCCTGGGTCCTCATGGTGGCCTTCAAAGAAATAATTCTGATTCCGATAGGTGGCAGCGTGGTGCTGGTTTTCAGAAGGGTTTGATGCCTTCTCCTCATACACCAATGCCGGTGATGCATAAAGCTGAAAAGAAGTATGAAGTAGGTAGGGTTGCTGATGAGGAAGAAGCGAAACAGAGGCAGTTGAAGGGCATCCTGAACAAGCTTACccctcaaaattttgaaaaactgtTTCAACAAGTTAAGCAAGTGAACGTAGATAATGTTATTACGCTTTCTCGGTTGATCTCACAGATTTTTGACAAAGCTCTGATGGAGCCTACCTTCTGCGAGATGTATGCGGATTTCTGCTTTCACCTTGCTGCAGATTTGCCAGACCTAAGTGTGGAGAATGAAAGAATTACTTTCAAGAGATTACTCCTGAACAAGTGCCAAGAAGAATTTGagagaggagaaagagaagaagaggaggcAAATAAAGTTGAGGAAGAAGGTGAAGCTAAACAGACAGcggaagagagagaggagaagagACTGCGAGCGCGAAGACGCATGTTAGGAAATATTAGGCTGATTGGAGAACTATACAAGAAGAGAATGTTGACTGAGAGGATAATGCATGAGTGCATAAATAAGTTGTTGGGTCAGTATCAGAATCCTGATGAGGAGAACATTGAAGCTTTGTGCAAATTGATGAGCACAATCGGGGAGATGATAGATCACCCCAAGGCAAAGGAACATATTGATGCCTATTTTGATATCATGTGGCAGTTATCCAACAATATGAAGCTTTCCTCCAGGGTTAGATTCATGTTGAAAGATGCCATCGATCTgagaaagaataagtggcAACAGAGGAGAAAAGTTGAAGGTCCAAAAAAGATTGAGGAGGTGCACCGGGATGCCGCTCAAGAGCGGCAGACACAAGCAAGTAGGCTGGGTCGCGTTACCAGCATGACTAATTCTGTTCGAAGGGGTCCACCTACAGATTTTGGTCCTAGATCTGCTGGTATGTTATCTCCACCTGGTTCTCAGACTGGTGGTTTCCGTGCTGTTCCCCCACAAGTACGTGGTTATGGTCTTCATCATGTTGGAATGGAGGAGCGACACCCCTTTGAGAACAGGACCATGTCTGTTCCTCTGCCCCAAAGACCCCTTGGTGATGATTCTATAACTCTTGGGCCCCAAGGTGGTCTTGCAAAGGGAATGGCTTACAGAGGGCAGCCATCAGCTTCTAACATTCCGTTGGCTGAGATGCCAAGTCCTGGAGATGCGCGGAGGATGGGACCTGGCCAGAATGGATTTAGTTCCATGCCCGAACGGGTGGCTTATGGCCAAAGAGAAGATCTGATGCCAAGGTATATGCCAGACAGGTTTGCTGCTCCTCCCAATTACAACCACTCACATTCTCAGGAGCGAAAAATGTCCCATGGGAATAGAGAGGTTCGAAACACAGACAACAGTTTTGACAGTTCTATGCATATTTCTCCACCTGCTCGAGGTGGGCCAACTACTAGCAGACAAAATGTGTCTTCGGATAAGGTGTGGTCAGAAGAGCACTTGCGGGACAAGTCTGTGGCTGCAATCAGAGAATTCTACAG TGCAAGAGATGAGAATGAAGTGGCTTTGTGCATCAAGGATTTGAACAGCCCCAGTTTCTATCCATCTATGGTCTCTATCTGGGTTACTGATTCTTTTGAGAGGAAAGATGTAGAGAGAGATCTCTTGACAAAATTACTTATCAATCTTACAAAAGCTCGAGATGGGTTGATAAGTGAAGATCAACTCATTAAAGG GTTTGAGTCTGTTCTTGCTGTCTTGGAGGATGCTGTAAACGATGCCCCTAGAGCGGCAGAGTTCCTTGGCCGTATTTTTGCTAAAGTCGTAATGGAGAATGTTATTTCACTTTCTGAAATTGGGAGATTGATATATGAAGGCGGAGAAGAGCAAGGTCGGCTTGTGGAAATAGGGCTTGCAGCTGAAGTCCTTGGAAGTGTCTTGGACATCATCAAATCGTATAAAGGTGATCCTGTTTTGAACGAGATTCGTTCCAGCTCTAATCTGCGGCTAGAGAACTTCAGGCCTGCAGGCTCTAACAAGTCATTGAGAATAGACAAGTTTATTTAG